From the Helianthus annuus cultivar XRQ/B chromosome 17, HanXRQr2.0-SUNRISE, whole genome shotgun sequence genome, the window attccctccaccaagcggaactgttgtgtttggcccataatagtcacgTTACCATGTTTgtcattgcatcggtaaccgtgactaccccacattttcaaacatcaagtcttcatcatctcttgtgttcatcatgctgcatcaccccgcgtgttcccaaatcccgtacgaattttgatgttgaaactttgaagcccggtatgaataatccttgcgaacacccgacccgactccaagtgaattaaatgattaaccccaacacactgtctgagttcataaaattccacaacatctggatccttcgaaacacctgcatcaaacgaaagataaacaccaagacagcttcgaaagatgatctttcgaagtctttcgagcacatgtcacatatctttcgagcatctttcgagcacatgtcacagATCTTTCGAACACCTTTCGAAGTTGGACATGGCTGATCCTTCGTACACTTCAGAAttgatccttcgaagtctttttgatccttcgaagaactgatgatctttcgagcactcctgttcatctttcgaatctccttgatcgaaggatgatctttcgaggtcgaAAGTTATCCTTCGATGGTCCTGACACAAGGACAGAAAGTACGACAGGTGTcagaaaagttgatgtggtaggtgaccaactttcgcaaatttcgaagcatgaaaatttgaaatttgaattttgttTTATCCTTCGAAATCTGTTCAATCTTTCGATGGACAAAACACCATCTTTCGAAAATTTGAAGCtgtcaagaacatcaagaacacggtGACGGTGAGATCTGCAGATCCGACGAAAACACTTGTACACGttgttttgatgaagaaaacttgagtattttagagaaaaacataaaacccaacacccggtttagcacagatctggatatccgggtccagatctgggtttttctcattttcacctttttacatcttgaacaaaaacccataaaaatcacagatctagagcacatgtgacttagtaaacggttagttttactaaatcgggcaccatggctctgataccaattgtaggtccaggTTTCGGGATCCAACCCGTGATTTTCGTgttcatgttcaaagatggaagagataagagaggataaacataacaaactttgtattaatccggtagtaaacattacaagtcggcccggttacatgacaaccgaactaataccaaagaagtatacatccggggagaaaccaagtggtgatttctcccggtgaggtctcagacctccattctctctctagcacacacttgtgctctcactcttatgttgcaaatgacaaagtgttggtatttataccaaaacaaacactgcaggtcgaaggatcagactgactggtcgaaacatcatccttcgatcagacagtcttcgaaagatactcacatacctcgaatgatatccttcgatatccttcgaggtccatccttcgatgggtatctttcgagctcatcgaaggatattcataatccttcgatgccttatccttcgacaccaatgacaacacagcaactttgtctagcaacacacacacacagtcaaaccaacaaccctctcgtttgaccacttcaaacgagcgggtctatacacgttcgcttgaccgtttcactaactattacaaattcagcataaaataaaactaatctattcgacaagcatcggacacaaaatctgcatcaacacagggtgatataaatcttaatcgactgaagaccaggtgggaaccattcattggcatatggtcttagtaccgaaatttcgtttgatagattgccgaggttctgagatattcggtctttatgctgcttatcatctgggtatcatggttgtatcttttaccgaaaaataacggggacgcaagtctagatcttccatgatactatacatacgtgtacatattgcatactgcattcgacctcaataagtgataaacaatcacatgtccaactcaaataagtgataaaatatcacatttatccgggtgtcaagttcgtctctctgctgtacggaagtactgacctgttcacggacttgcacctgtgccctcatgcatatgaaattcaagttcctcatcaataagtgattatatcacaaaggacttgttttcaaatcaaaataagtgagtatctcacaatttatacggtcaaacagatgataatcggtatactcaccggtaagatgaactctcgtgcataccttgatacgggaatgtgtcgtgatgtggatgaacaccggtcggtaagtataaatcatacattaacgtatcctctaaacatgattacatctgataagttgagcttaagtggacaacaataccgataattgttataggatgcttatcttaatgttaactaactgaacaacaagagtgttttggcatgaccgtacactgatatgattctcttaccctcgaaactcacaaaaagaatgtttgtatatatttatttatttactgcttaatctttattgtttttcttttaaacagtttcgtcgtttggtgcatatcagcacgacattagcggtgatgtcgtttgataacactcaaaggattttaaattgttgtctttttatttcaaaaacacacctgaaatctgtgttttaatataaactttataaaagccaaaaagattttatttctactttattttcgatcgtacgatgttggagctcaagtcttcgttgcctgaaacctgaacgaaaaccaaactgactaaatcttcataaacggtcgaaatttgcatgttttgaaagttagaatttaaaatttgaaaaatttattaaactttcaaactgtcggacggtgcttgattgtgacatggtcattcgtgtgtcatttgtttatactatgttccaagcagttgttctcattacgcgtttagatttcttgcatgtgcagattctaagggctaggagaacatggtcgatgacaagctttggaatgaagacacgacgagaaggcgctcaaaagacgaagatgatcgagttgccgctggccatcttcaacaccacaaggatctcacttcataaagataaagtccattcacgagcataactcaagggggagcttatgttaagggggagtttgtcaacacacttcctacatgatacgggtagtttgttgatacactctctgctttcaagacgtgaagactttgaagatcctccgaccatgaagactcgaaaggacatcagagttttggaaactcgaagaccaaagactgtcgaagttcgagacaagtctacatctatagaagataaagacaagataaagacaaagctacagccaagggggagtttgttggtgcacttgtgtctgtactttgtctgtattcggtctgtatgtaaacgatgtcctaaatcagtctgtaagttgaccaagtcaactatcctcctagtttgacttggacaacatgatgtttgtctggatcgaaggatagcctcgaaggatacgcatcatccttcgaggtgctcgaaagatatggttcgaccattagacatcgaaggatgatccttcgatgtccacgctgatcgttcgagctccctgtcatcgatagatgatccttcggaccatctatcgatccttcgaccaagacctgctgtgtatgggtataaatacccatgcagtgtgttagtgttagagagatgcacacatagagagttagagaaactctgctgaaaaacacacacacacatactttagagagtttgcaaacagattgtaaaccttgtgcttgtaaccgtaaaccttcatacgtattaatacagtggtgttaatcggtgaactttgtgtgttcttgtgtttgttcttgcttcatcccggtttgcctactagcttggattccgcactcgctagtgggttagtataacaaggtttaggtttgttctcgatcctccgagaaaagggacctacagtcATTAGTAATTAAAAAGGGTCAAAGAGTTTATCACTGACTTACTTATCACCACCGCCTAAAACAGATAGAAAATGAGTAAAAGGTCCTCTCCAATGTCCTCACTTTCTTAAAACAACGTCATTATTGTCTCCACCACCACAGTAACAATTTCAGTATGCTCgtgtacaaaaacaaaacaactCAGTCTGTTATTTATCCCGCCAAATCAGTCTGTTATATATCCCGCTTATCATTCTATACTTTATTAAACTTTATATTGgaagcaaaacaaaacaaacgTCATTATTCTCAATCGAGTGTTGAAATACTCAGTTTCAGTTAATCTTAAACTTTATGTTGGAAACAGCTTATTTTAAACAATAGATAAAAATATCAGCATTATTCTTCGTCCATACtccaaaaactaaaaaaatagtttatttgATGTAAAAACGTGATAGAGCAGACAAGAATCTATTTAAATCCTTCCATGGCAGGAAAACTATATAACACacaattatgttttttttttttttttgacctaTTTTAGGGTAACTAAAAGAAGCCCAACAAACCAGCCTAACCAGCCCCAAAACGCTAGAAACCTTACCCGAATTTATAGTAATCAAATGTGAATCGGTTCTGAACTTTAACAGTCTTGGGTCTCGAGCCAGTCCTCAGCGTTTACTCAAGTAAAACCAATTTCTTAAACACAGACCCAAGGTTAAACCAAAAATCAATAAAATTACTGGACCAATACAAATTACctagtttaattaataaaaagataATAGAATTGCACCAGCCAAGAACAATCAAACAATTGCAGAATCAAACAATTGCAGAACAAAAGGGTACAACTTAAAAGTAATTTTACTTGCAAagtttgaaaaacaaagtgactTTTTAATCTTGAATCTAAAAAATAACTACAAATCATATACACTAAAATGAAAAATAAGATGCCATGTTAACATCTTTGAAAAATAGCAAAAAGGATAACTCGCTAATAACCGTAATATGTATAAGAGACTTCCTTTTCACCATAACCATTTACATTTAGATTACCTATTCAGTGATGTTATGAAATGTATAATAACGAGGTGACgttacccgcgcgttgcggcgggatgcTGATTACGAATGTTTTAGCGATTCACATTAAAACTCACAACACATCAAAAGAGAGAATGAATTATTCAAAGTGAAAGATATTAGGATTTTAACCCAATGAATTATTCTAAGCAAAAGATATTAGGgtttctttcctttttttttaaaggaaaacTTCATTAAACAAACACCAACGGACTATCTCCAAGACGGAGATATTAGGGTTTCTAACGTGTAGATATTTTAGTATTCAAAAACAAATCAAAGGTTTTCCATGAATGGAAACATTTAGTTTTGTAGGTTGCAAAagagaaaagaaacaaaaatgagGAATCCATGATAATTCaagaaaatgatgatgatgatgatgattaccaATATTTGATTTGTTGCTTGCTAGAAATAATTTACATATTGtagataaattttttttttaagtatttCGAAATATTAATCAATCAAGTTAAGTTTGACTGACTGTAAAGGTAAATTCTCAATTGATTGTAAAAGTAAATTCAACATATGGATTTTGGGGTTTCAAATTCTATAAATGACTACTGATAAAtagaaatattaaaaaaatttcaCATATAGATTTTGGGGTTTCAAATTCTACAAATATGACTActgataaaaagaaaatattaaaATTTTTATGAATGAAACGGTGGACGCACCAAATTTTAAGGCTAttatagttttttatttttattttttttcatttttgaaATGGCATATTTCATTGTGAACAGGTGTTTAAACTTTAAACGGTGTAATGCCTACTACTTCATTTGACGGTTACTCAAAAGAAAACAGATAAAGCGACGCGATATATTACGAACCAATGCATCATAGAAAACATTTGATTTAAACAGGATACTACATTAAGagtaatatattaataaatgcGTCAAAATCctcaagacaaaatcaattcttGTTACTCATAATAAAATTCATAAAGCGACACAATATATTTTGAACTTTTTTTAcatgtgtggtttgactatgtgATTGCTAAGATATGATGGTTAAACACAACCTTTCATAGAACCGTGATCATTTCTTAAAAGTTACGTTTGAAATCATATTGAAATGTACCGACATGATGTTCGGTGAGGACTGGCCATGTCACTTCATTTCATAAACCATATACATGTGATATGAAGGGATTTCTATTATAAATCCAACAAAATTTTATTACTCAAGCACAATTTTGATTAGAATTGATCATCTTTTTCtcatttagttattttttaacagtacacaaacacaaacacacactacgtaccacacatacatatatataaaagtGTGTACATATAAAATATTGTTAAAAACCAGCACAAATCCCATGTCGTAAATTGTTGATCATCATAATAATAATCATCGTCCATATATATAATCCTCATCAATCACATTACACAATGGTTTCTTCTTCCTATTCCCAAACTGCTTATGTTTCCCCATGATCCCATCATAAGAACTGGTATACAATGGTTTCTTCGcattttttgtttgtttggaGAAAATAAGGTGTTCATATGATTCTAGTGGAATACAAACAAAGAACAAATAAGTTGAAAAAATTGAAGAAATCACAATTGTAGGAATATAAAAAGTTAGGAGAACATACCCGAATTGAAACGTTAGAAGGAAGATCGTAAGTGATATGACGATCTGGTGCCGGTGGTAAATGTCCGCGAGAGAGAATCGGCGATAGCAAAATATGAAGACAACTGAAAAGGTTGACGGCTACATGCGGAAGTATATAGCGGTGGGGATTATGAATTGTCGAAGGGATTGAACAGTGGTTTTGGTTTTCCCAAACGTAGATGGGGTAACCAATCACCGGGGAGACGAAGAAACCGTGGTAACAACTCGGAGACGAAGAGGCTTGTTTTTCAAATTCGTGCAGCCTTTGACCTTCTGAAATCGTAACCACTCTATTGAAGATCGAATTTGAGATAAAAAAAGATTGAAGATAAGAGATATGTTATGTAATTTGCAGATATAGACATACATATATATGTCATGAACCGTTGTGATGTAATCAACAAACCTCTTCATACTGTGGTTATGTCATGGACCCTTGTGATGTAATCAACAAACCTCTTCATAAAAGGTGGTTGCTTAACTTTCTTTTTTAACAGAACGCTGGTTCGGTCATGAACCGTTGTGATGCAATTTTCCAAGTATTTTGTTATGTAATTTACACACCTTTTCATAAGGTGCTTAACTTTCTTTTTTAACAGTACGTCGGTTAGTTGAGGGAGGTGTCCAATGTTGGTAATTATGGTTGCGTCGGTTAGTTGAGGGAGGTGTCCATGGTGAAAATTAATTGATGGTTGTTTGAAGGGGTGGGAGTTAATTGGTGGTGACTCTTAGTTGCTTTTTGTATAGATATATAATACCTTTTGGTGATGCCATTACCTACTGCATATATCACAAAAtccattaaaaaaaaaactttgattaATTTGCTTCCCAAGTTGGAAAGATCATCCAGTGTTTTTTAACACCAACTCTATAATTCAATTATAAGAACCCAAGAGCAGTGACACCCAATTCATACATCGCACATCCAACAAaaaatactcaatttcattgaataatTTGCTTCCCAAACTCCAAAAAATCACGTTATACCCTTTTCAATCACCAAAACCCCACAAAAAAATCCAGTCTTTTTTAAATTCAATTGTAGGGTTGTTTTGTTATAAAATAGATTATCtaaaatacataacaaaattGTAAATATCAGCCTGGTGCAATTTAACATATACTCCATTCCATTAATCATGTTATACCAACTCTTCGTAAGGTGAATACGATTGACGCCTCAATCTTTAAACTCATACCTTACCCTAAACCTGTACAAAGGAAAGCAAACAACAACATACCTGGATGTTGCCTTTGATTCCAATTTCCGATCTGCAGGCGTGGTTTGAATCAATGATTTGTGCCTGATTTCAATGACGTCTTTTTAATACATGGGATTGCTAGAAACGGACGGGCAATTGAAGCAAAAACGATTGGATTGCATAAATTGATGATCGCAATTAATAAAGAAGGGCTGATTTGAGGAAACACTGAAGAACCATTGAAACCTCATTGAATGGAGGGGCAAATATGGGAGCAGAGGATGAAAATTGGGGAAATTAGTCACGACTGGATATGGTGTCTTAAAAATTATGGGTGAAATTACAATTCTAGACATAGGAAAtgcttatatatagtatatagattAATTTTGTTAAAACATATGATCTCCTTGACAGTAAACTATTCAACTTTTTAGATATTTATACGATATTTTATAGTACATAAGAGGATGATCACATAGTAATTTTTTTCTTTGTACAAAAAACGGTTTGGGTCCGCCGACCCAATAAAACCGATTTGGCCCAAACCAATTTGGGCTAACCCGAGCCAACAGTTTGGTATAGGTTTAGGGTTTTTGTGTTGAGAATTAGTTCCATCCCGAACCAATTAAAGCCCGCCCTAAAGAATGGTAAAAACTGGTTTAAACACGAAAATATGTTTTAAACTCGATCCAAATTTGTTTGCGTGGGTTGGGGTTTTAAACCTTAAAACTGGTTTAGGCCAAACAGGTTTGAGAATAAACAAGGGTGGGTTGGGGTTTTAAACCTTAAAACTGGTTTAGGCCAAACAGGTTTGAGAATAAACAAAAAAATCCGGTTCGGTTTGGACCCAAACCAGTATTTGTACACCTCCCAACACAGTAAGGCCCGAAGAGGTTTCTTAGGAGTTATAGGGTTTCACTAAAAAGTGGCATACTAACATGGGCTAAGAAGTAACAAACCCTAACTTCCTATACGTAAAGTTTAccagtatatatatataccacGCTTCTCATCTTCTCGACTTTTCGTATCTTCCAAGATGGATTTTATGTTATCGACATTCCACAGTGCTGCTGTTTGACGCCCACAATAATAGTAAGTTTCCTCTCTGTGGTGTTAAGTGCTAATCAACATAATGTTATTGTAATATATCcagttttcttttctttttttttatatgcCAAGATGAATATGCTAGTGTTGTGTTTTAGTTTCATCTTAAAGGATTTTTTATAGTAGTTCTACCAATTTATCAAATATATAAATCGTTGCAGGCTTGTTATGTCCTAACTGTTGTATCTAATCAAATTGCAGCTTCTGGTGGTTTGGCAACGGAAAGTTTAACAAAGACATAAGAACCAATAAATTCTAGCCGAAAGAACAAGAAAGGAACCGACATATGTTTGAATCTTTATTTCTGTAAAAGTAGAGTTGGGAGAGAATGGATTCCAGGCATGGTAAAGTTAGAATGAAAGTAGAAGGTGATAGACTAAGCACCTTGCCAGACGATCTTATCCATAAGATCCTCTTCTTTCTTGGAATTAGATATGCAGTCCAAACAAGTGTGTTGTCACCTAGATGGAGGTACATCTGGACTACAATGCCCTGTCTCGGTTTCTCAAGTGAGGATTTGCATTATCGCAGGTTCTTCAAATTTGTTACACGTTTTTTGTCTGGCCGAAATAATCAAACAAAAGTGCATTGTGTCAAGCTCGCTTTTCATGAAAAGGATGGCCATCTGTTTGTCGAAAGAGTTTTGGAATTTGCATTCTCCAACAATGTCAAACAACTAAACATTACTTGCTTGTATGAAACTGAAAATGTGGGGTTTTTACAGGGGTTTTTACAGCGTTCATACGAAACCCCTCTTTCTGTCTATAATTCTCAGTCTCTCGAAAATCTCACTTTGTCCTTCACTTACTCCTTCACTTACAGAAGTTACATTACAATCCCACCTACATGGTACATGCCGGCGTTAACAACACTGAATCTCCTTTGTGTGGTATTGAATGCTGGCAAAACTACTGAAAAGTACGACAGTCTTTTCTGGAATTGTGCAAACTTGAAGAATCTCACCTTAAAGGGTTGCAGAATAATGGATGGATCGGAATATCTCAATATATGCCACCATGGATTATCTAATCTAACACTTGAAAACGGTCTTGGGGGAGTCAATGTGGTTACACCTCAACTTAAGAATCTCACTATAAGAAATTGGCCAGGGATTCATCTTATTTCCGCACCCAACCTTGCCTCCTTGCATTATAAAGATGATGATTATGGTAAACTCTTGAAGGTTTCTACCGACCTTCTTCATTTGCAGAAAGCGGATATATGTATTCTGCAACACTCTGGATCATTGCAATCACTTTTTTCCGGCCTCCCTCTCCAGCCATATATTCATAATATAGTTTTTCTTCTTCAACAGCTCCGTAGTGTCAGATTTCTTACACTTAACTTGGAACTTGTCAAGGTATGCTGTTATTGGTCATTAATGTTACTTTGCGAATCTAACTAAGATTTTTAATATAAACAATGGAAATATACGTAAGATTAAAAAGAAAGGCATATTAAGATTGCATAAATGTATTCCCCTTTTGTAAACATCACTTTTTTGGCATTACTTGCAGCTTCTATCTTCATCAGTGGAACTAATCTCAGATCAACCTTCTCCGTTCACCGACTTAAAGAGTTTAAAGATTTATCCAGCTGATATTACCATCCCAGAGGTAACCTTGTCTACTGAAGTCAAAAACTTTTTGCTAGATAGTTCTCAAGGTGCCACCTTTACACTGGTTTCACATGAGGTATGCCCACCATAAAGTGCGTTTTTATCTTCCATACATTTTACTTATTGCGTTGCTATTTCTAGATGTTTCATGCTTTTTTTTATTATCCGAAGAAGATTCAATATTGGAGCTTATTATATAAATGAGTATTTAGATGCTTCATGCTTATTTTATTATCCATGGAAACTATGCAGGAGGTTAGAGCTGTTAGGAATGTTGCATCAGCAGAAAACCTTATGAGAAAGTTGCAGTTGCTACTAGATAAGTGGACAAAAAATAGTGAAATAAATACGACTGATATGGAGCAGGACAAGGCACCAATGGAAAGCCAAACGGAAACAATGCATGAGCAAGTGGAAGTTGAGAACGAAAGGGCATTTCCAGACACGAAAATCAAATGGCATTTTGGGGAAAGAATGACACATATCGAGAGCTATTGGGAAGGTCTGAATGAGCAGTATGAGAAAGGGTATGAAAATACTGGTCACACAATTTCAATGTTGCGGGAGATTAAAGTGATACTGACAAAGTTGCCTGCATCATATCGGGATAAGTTGGAAGGAAGGTTTTCTGGTTTGTGTGTAGAGGCTGAGACAATCATGGATAATGTGATGGATTGTATGAAGATCAAATGCGGTAAGACGCCACATCGTTCAAATGTCTCCTCTCATGAACTTGTTACGTCACCACAACGATCTTCTTGACAAATTGTTAGTTGGGATGCTCACACTTTATATTTGTGTTAATGGACTTTAAACAAGGATATGTTTTTTTTGCCTGTAATATCTTCACTTATGATACCTACCAGATGATCCAAGGTTTTAATACTTTTTGAGTTTATGCTATTACTTTAACCCCCTCGTTGGAGTGGGTATTCGTCTTTTTTACATCGTGGATAATTTATTTTATACTAGGTTACAATCCTGTGCATCACACGTGTTGAAATGTGTCCCCCatggttttcttttattatataaatatagatagacagatatagatatagatatggATATCGATTATATCGTTTTCTATTCATTACCTTTTTTAGTTGTTTAATAattttcatttgaaaatgattcTTACTAATCAAAACATCTAAGATACAGATGACCTAAGAAAATAATAGTGAACCATGCAGACAAGATCTTGTAAACTTGTTTTATAATTTGTTAAAGAAGTATTCAAAGGTTTTCTTAATcccaagggtattttggtcatctGATAACCACTACTAACTTAATAAATATTATGTACTACATATTAGGGTACACGGGAACCGTGAGAACTCGCTCATcaatcaatcatccaatcatcgGTTGACACCTAAACCTCCCCAATTTGAATGTGCCAAACACGGATTCACTTGCGCTAGTGTTCcagagccccccccccccccccccccggcgcTGTCTTCCATGCTCAACATTCAGACACAACATGAAGTACACGTTGCAGGTTATGGTACCTGTTTGGGCTATCCGATTGCCAACGGGTTGGCGCTTGCAACGGTGTAGCCAAGCTACCTGTAATACCGCAAGGGGTACCTGACAGGTGCCCCATGTACCCTTATAATAGTGAAGTACTCGTATGGTTGGATGGTCCTTGTATTTTGTCAAGTAATTCACTCTTATAATATGATGTACATAAAAATGTAATATTTCTTAGTGGTAAGGATTCAAAATCTGTTGTGGATGTATAGGGATCAAACTCCAGTACCAACTGATTTTCTCTGTATCACGCGAGTCACCAACTTATAATATTTCTAATGTTAGTAGTCCTTACATATAAATTAAATCAACAAATACAAATGAACATTGatgtaaatttaattaaaaacatgtaattaaaaaaaaaagacatgCTCAATGTATTCTAAGTGAACTTAAAATTGCAACTTATAATTTGCATATTATTTTTTAGAGCGTGAATCAGAAAAGACGGTAAATTTGTATTAATAATATTACatgtcacaaccttcatccaatATCTATTTGTGATAAATATTGACATATAAGAAATATAAAATGACTAATGACTTATTTATTAATTTCTAGTGTCTAACAATACCACTACATTTTATTTTATACCTAATCTAGTGGCATAAAGGGGGTGGAATAAGACTTATGGACCATTAGGTTCTGTGTTTGATTCTCACAAGAAGGTTTTCCCAGATTTGttgggttttctcctgaattggtgtatagacattattgccTAATGAAGATGCATATGATCGGATGGTTCTATTGGTGACACAATAATACTCCGTGATCCATCAGTAATCCAAATTTGCAGTTAAAAAATCTCTAACAATACCACTACATTTTCTGTTATTAAATACCATCATAACTAATTAAATTTAGACAAGTAATGTGTTTTGTTATTAGATTAATCAATTGCTTTTTAATTAAATGGTTtttgttttcttaaaaatcaa encodes:
- the LOC110923667 gene encoding putative F-box/FBD/LRR-repeat protein At4g13965, coding for MDSRHGKVRMKVEGDRLSTLPDDLIHKILFFLGIRYAVQTSVLSPRWRYIWTTMPCLGFSSEDLHYRRFFKFVTRFLSGRNNQTKVHCVKLAFHEKDGHLFVERVLEFAFSNNVKQLNITCLYETENVGFLQGFLQRSYETPLSVYNSQSLENLTLSFTYSFTYRSYITIPPTWYMPALTTLNLLCVVLNAGKTTEKYDSLFWNCANLKNLTLKGCRIMDGSEYLNICHHGLSNLTLENGLGGVNVVTPQLKNLTIRNWPGIHLISAPNLASLHYKDDDYGKLLKVSTDLLHLQKADICILQHSGSLQSLFSGLPLQPYIHNIVFLLQQLRSVRFLTLNLELVKLLSSSVELISDQPSPFTDLKSLKIYPADITIPEVTLSTEVKNFLLDSSQGATFTLVSHEEVRAVRNVASAENLMRKLQLLLDKWTKNSEINTTDMEQDKAPMESQTETMHEQVEVENERAFPDTKIKWHFGERMTHIESYWEGLNEQYEKGYENTGHTISMLREIKVILTKLPASYRDKLEGRFSGLCVEAETIMDNVMDCMKIKCGKTPHRSNVSSHELVTSPQRSS